From a single Cytophagales bacterium WSM2-2 genomic region:
- a CDS encoding dolichol-phosphate mannosyltransferase, which yields MSNALVIIPTYNEKENIVQIIKAVMEQPKDFHLLIIDDNSPDGTADLVKGLQNTYNNGTEKKLHLIQRAGKLGLGTAYIEGFKYALQNGFDYILEMDADFSHDPRDLQRLYFACSEGGYDLSVGSRYSKGVNVVNWPMSRVLLSYFASRYVRIITGIPIHDTTAGFVCYKRQVLEKIPLDRVKFVGYAFQIEMKFLTWKYGFKLTEVPIVFTDRTLGQSKMSVGIFKEGFWGVLQMKVRSWFRSFK from the coding sequence GTGAGTAACGCCCTTGTAATCATCCCCACTTACAATGAAAAGGAGAACATCGTCCAAATCATTAAAGCGGTGATGGAGCAGCCCAAAGACTTTCATCTGCTGATCATTGACGACAACTCGCCCGATGGTACAGCAGACCTGGTCAAGGGCTTGCAAAATACTTACAATAACGGCACGGAAAAAAAACTTCACCTGATTCAACGTGCCGGCAAGCTTGGCTTGGGCACTGCATACATTGAAGGCTTTAAATATGCCCTGCAAAACGGGTTTGACTACATCCTTGAAATGGATGCGGATTTTTCACATGACCCGAGAGATCTTCAACGCCTTTACTTTGCCTGCTCGGAAGGTGGCTATGACCTTTCGGTCGGGTCGCGATACTCTAAGGGAGTGAACGTAGTCAACTGGCCTATGAGCCGGGTGCTTCTCTCCTATTTTGCCAGTCGGTATGTCAGGATCATTACCGGAATACCAATTCACGATACAACCGCTGGATTTGTTTGCTACAAGCGACAAGTGCTGGAGAAAATCCCACTGGACAGAGTGAAATTTGTAGGCTATGCTTTTCAAATTGAAATGAAGTTCCTGACATGGAAATATGGATTTAAGCTCACCGAAGTTCCAATCGTGTTTACCGACCGGACACTTGGGCAATCCAAAATGTCTGTAGGGATTTTCAAGGAAGGATTTTGGGGAGTTTTGCAGATGAAAGTGAGGAGTTGGTTCCGGAGCTTTAAGTAA